The window GCCCGCGCCTGAATCCACACGTCCGTTGCCCGAATGGATGACATGGACGGTAGGCATCGGCGCAGCCATGATGCTGGTGGGGGTGGTGCGTTTGGGTTTTGTTTATCAAGACCTGCGCCAAGCCGCCGCCAAAACCACCACCGCCACCGAAAAAGCCGCCAACATCACCACCCTGCTCTATCTGTCGCGTACCGAACCGATGCTGCGTTATTATGCTGATATGACTTTGCTCAATCATGTGGATACCGCCGCCGACCACATTCCCGCATGGGCGCAAACAGCGCGTGAATCGGCGCGTTACCGCCCCTATGCCAACGCCCACAAATGGGGTTTGCTTGCCTACCGCGCAGGCGAACACCAAGCTGCTGCCGATTGGATGCGTCAGATGTACCGCTACTATCCCAGCAAATATCCCGTTTACGGTGCAGCCATTATGACCCCGCCGCATTATCGCGGTTTGCAGGCACAATATAGCGCAGAATGTCGCGCCTACTACGCTACCATCAAAAAACCGCCCGTGTGCGCCGAAGCCATGCCGCCCAAACCGCCCACCAAACCATAAACACACAAACGCCCCGATAAACCATATCGGGGCGTTTTCTATTTCAGACTGCTAGCTGATTACAGGTCTAACAGCAAACGTGCAGGGTCTTCCAGCGCATCTTTAATCGCAACCAAAGTCAGCACCGCTTCACGACCGTCAATAATGCGGTGGTCGTAAGACAATGCCAGATACATCATCGGACGTACCACAACTTGACCGTTTTCCACCACAGCGCGTTCTTTGGTCGCGTGCATGCCCAAAATGGCAGATTGCGGCGGATTGATAATCGGCGTGGACATCATGGAACCAAACGTACCGCCGTTGGTGATGCTGAAGGTACCGCCAGTCAAATCTTCCAAAGCGATTTTACCGTCTTTGGCTTTAACCGCATAATCCACAATCGCTTTTTCAATTTCGGCAATGCTCATTTGGTCGGCATCGCGCAAAATCGGCACAACCAAACCGCGCGGGCTGCCAATGGCAATACCGATGTCAAAATAACCGTGGTAAACAATATCGTTACCATCTACCGAAGCATTCACAACGGGGTATTTTTTCAGTGCAGCCACCGCCGCTTTTACAAAGAAGGACATAAAGCCCAGCTTCACGCCATGCTCTTTTTCAAATTTTTCTTTGTATTTGGCGCGCAAATCCATCACAGGCTTCATATTGACTTCATTAAACGTCGTCAAAATCGCGTTTTCACGTTGCGAAGCCAGCAAACGTTCTGCCACACGCGCACGCAGACGGCTCATCGGCACACGCTGTTGCGGACGCTCGCCCGCAGGCACGGGAGCCGCGGCAGGCGCAGATACAGCAGGCGCAGCCGCTGCTTGTGCAGCAGGTGCTTGATAATTTTGCACATCTTCTTTCAGCACACGACCATCACGACCGCTGCCTTGTACCGCACCCACATCAATGCCTTTTTCTGCCGCCAATTTCGCCGCAGCAGGCATGGCAACGCCAGCTTGTGCCTGTTGCAACACGGGCGCAGCAGCAGGGGCAGCGGGCGCAGCAGCCGCTTGTACCGGTTCGGCAGCAGCAGGCGCACCCGCACCCGCCTGTGCTGCGGTGTCAATTTTCGCCAACAGCTGCTGGGTTTCCACCACTTCGCCGTCTTGCACCAAAATTTCCACCAACACACCCGCTTGTGGTGCAGGCACTTCCAACACCACTTTATCGGTTTCAATATCTACCAGCACTTCATCGCGGGCAACGCTTTCGCCCACTTTTTTGTGCCAAGACACCAAAGTACCTTCGGTAATACTTTCGGCAAAAACGGGAACATTTACTTCTACAATCATTTTTTCGCTTTCAAAACAAAGTTAAAGTTACCATCGGAAAAACTGTTTTTCGCTTTGGCGGATTCGTGTGCTTCAGGCTCATGCGCTTCTTCCACCGCTTCAACGGGTGTTTCGGCGACTTCAGGCTCT is drawn from Conchiformibius steedae and contains these coding sequences:
- the odhB gene encoding 2-oxoglutarate dehydrogenase complex dihydrolipoyllysine-residue succinyltransferase; translation: MIVEVNVPVFAESITEGTLVSWHKKVGESVARDEVLVDIETDKVVLEVPAPQAGVLVEILVQDGEVVETQQLLAKIDTAAQAGAGAPAAAEPVQAAAAPAAPAAAPVLQQAQAGVAMPAAAKLAAEKGIDVGAVQGSGRDGRVLKEDVQNYQAPAAQAAAAPAVSAPAAAPVPAGERPQQRVPMSRLRARVAERLLASQRENAILTTFNEVNMKPVMDLRAKYKEKFEKEHGVKLGFMSFFVKAAVAALKKYPVVNASVDGNDIVYHGYFDIGIAIGSPRGLVVPILRDADQMSIAEIEKAIVDYAVKAKDGKIALEDLTGGTFSITNGGTFGSMMSTPIINPPQSAILGMHATKERAVVENGQVVVRPMMYLALSYDHRIIDGREAVLTLVAIKDALEDPARLLLDL